From the Ensifer adhaerens genome, the window ACCAGGTGAGCGCGCCGACAAGCTCGTTATCGCCGCACCAGACTGCGATCGACGGATGCGACGACAGGCGCTTGGCCTGATAATCCACTTCGGCCGCGACGTTCTCCAGGAAATCAGGCGTCGAGGGATAGAGGTTGCAGGCGAACATGAAGTCCTGCCAGACCATGAGGCCCAGCCGGTCGCAGAGATCGTAGAACCAGTCCGGCTCGTAGAAGCCGCCGCCCCAGACGCGGATCATGTTCATGTTGGCGTCGACCGCCGAGGTCAGGAGGTCCTCGCCCCCCTCCGGCGTCACCCGCGACATCAGCGCATCGGCCGGGATCCAGTTGGCACCCTTGCAGAAGATCTCACGGCCGTTGACGCGGAAAGCAAAGCGGCTGCCGGCCTCGTCCTTGTCGGTCAGAAGCTCGATGGTGCGGAAGCCGATCTGGCGCGCCACCTGTTCCTGCGGTACCTCGACGGTCAGCCGAGACAGGTGCTGCTCGCCGCTTCCAGCCGGCCACCAGCGCTTGGGCTCGCTCACGGTGAAGACATGGGTGATGCAGGTCTCGCCCTTGCCGACGGCGCAATCGAGCCGTTCGCGTTCTTCGTCGAGCGCAAAATGAATGGGCACGATGCCGGGACCGTCGGCAAAGAGCGTCACGGTCACCACAAGATCGACCGAACCGTCGTCCAGCCAGACCTGCTTGGTCGTCACATGCTCGATGCGGGCGATTTCCAGCCGGCAAAGCGCGATCTCGCCATAGACGCCGAGCGGCGCGATCGCGAGGTTCCAGTCCCAGCCGAAATGGCACTGGGGCTTCCTCAGCATGTTGCAGTTGGCGATCGGCGAATTGCCGGGGTGATAGGGCACATAGAACGGCTGCTCCGCCTGCCGCCGCGCGCCCTCGGCAATCGAGGAATGCAAGACGATACGGATGCGGTTTTCGCCGGCGACGAGCGCCTTGGAAACGTCCGGCCGGTAACGGCGGAAGCAGTTCTCCGCCTCGAGCACAGCCACGTCGTTGACGAAGACCGAGGCGACCGTGTCCAGGCTTTCGAGATCGAGATACCAGTAACCCGCGAGATCGCTGTCGGCCACGGACACCGTACGCTCGATCACCCAGTCCTTGTGCGCCACCCACTGCACGTCGTTTTCGTTGCGGCCGACATAGGGATCGTCGATCACGCCTGTAGCAAGCAAGGCAGAATGCACGTCGCCCGGCAGCGCGATCGTCAGCGCATGGCTATTGTCAACGGAGCTGAGCTGCCAATCCCCCTGCAAGTCGAGACGGATGGCGGTTGGGATATAGTCCTCAGAGAGCATTGTCGTATTCCATCGGTCGACCGGCGATGCCGGCGCTGTCATTGCTGGGAGGTGCCGGGCAGAGATCCCTGCCCGGCGCCTCCTTGTCTTTACGTCCGCACATGCCGTTTCAGCAAAACCGCTTCACACTTTTGCGCGACATGCGCCTAGAGTCGGTTCTCGCTTGTCGCGTCGAAGATCGAAGCGACCGCCATGTCGAAGGAAAGCGTCACCGCCGTGCCCGGCGCATAGCGGCGCTGGCCGGCGATGCGCACCGACATCGATTGACCTGCAAGCTTCAGCCACAACAGGTTGTCGGCACCCATCGGCTCCTCGATGTCGACCACCGCCCGGTGCGAGGCTGCCGCCCCGCTTGCCGCCTCGTCGACGCGCACATGTTCGGGGCGCAGGCCCAGCACCACCTTCTGCCCGTTGACGAACGGTGCGCGCGACGGATAGGCCGACACGTCGAAATCGACGCCGTTGGCGTGAACATAGGCGCGCTGGTCGCGAAGCTGCAGTTCGCCACGGAAGAAGTTCATCGACGGCGAGCCGATGAAGCCGGCGACGAACAGGTTTTCCGGCGCGTTGTAGATCGTCATCGGATCGGCAAGCTGCTGGATCACGCCACTTTTCATGACCGCGATACGGTCGGCCAGCGTCAGCGCCTCGATCTGGTCGTGGGTGACGTAGATCATCGTGTTCTTCAGCGACTGGTGCAGCCGCTTGATCTCGACGCGCAGCTCCGAGCGCAACTTGGCGTCGAGGTTGGAGAGCGGCTCGTCGAACAGGAACACGTCGACATCGCGCACCAGCGCCCGGCCGATCGCCACACGCTGGCGCTGGCCGCCCGAGAGCTCGGAAGGCTTGCGCTTCAGGAGCGGCTGGATCTGCAGGATTTCGGCAGCACGCCGCACGCGCTTGTCGATCTCCTCCTTCGGCACTTTCGCGACCTGCAGGCCGAACGAAAGGTTCTTCTCCACCGACATCTGCGGATAGAGCGCGTAGGACTGGAACACCATGCCGATGCCGCGGTCCTTCGGCTCCTCCCAGGTGACGTTCTTGTTCTTGATGAAGATCTGCCCGTCGCTGACGTCGAGCAGGCCGGCGATGCAGTTGAGCAGGGTCGACTTGCCGCAGCCGGACGAGCCGAGCAGCACCAGGAACTCGCCGTCCTTGATGTCGAGGTTGAGCGTGTCGAGCACAGTGACGGCACCGAAGTTCAACGACAGGTCTTTTACCGATACGCTGACGTTTTGCATGTCCTTACCCTTTCACTGCGCCGGCGGCGATGCCGCGGACAAAAAGCCGTCCGGAGACGAAGTAGACGAAGAGCGGCACGGCGCCCGTCAGGATCGTCGCTGCCATGTTGACGTTGTATTCCTTCACGCCCTGGACCGAGTTGACGATGTTGTTGAGCTGAACCGTCATCGGGTAATATTCCGGCCGGGTGAACACGACGCCGAACAGGAAGTCGTTCCAGATGCCGGTGACCTGCAGGATCATCGCCACGACGAAGATCGGCAGCGACATCGGCAGCATGATCCTGAAGTAGATGGTCCAGAAG encodes:
- a CDS encoding ABC transporter ATP-binding protein translates to MQNVSVSVKDLSLNFGAVTVLDTLNLDIKDGEFLVLLGSSGCGKSTLLNCIAGLLDVSDGQIFIKNKNVTWEEPKDRGIGMVFQSYALYPQMSVEKNLSFGLQVAKVPKEEIDKRVRRAAEILQIQPLLKRKPSELSGGQRQRVAIGRALVRDVDVFLFDEPLSNLDAKLRSELRVEIKRLHQSLKNTMIYVTHDQIEALTLADRIAVMKSGVIQQLADPMTIYNAPENLFVAGFIGSPSMNFFRGELQLRDQRAYVHANGVDFDVSAYPSRAPFVNGQKVVLGLRPEHVRVDEAASGAAASHRAVVDIEEPMGADNLLWLKLAGQSMSVRIAGQRRYAPGTAVTLSFDMAVASIFDATSENRL
- a CDS encoding beta-mannosidase, whose protein sequence is MLSEDYIPTAIRLDLQGDWQLSSVDNSHALTIALPGDVHSALLATGVIDDPYVGRNENDVQWVAHKDWVIERTVSVADSDLAGYWYLDLESLDTVASVFVNDVAVLEAENCFRRYRPDVSKALVAGENRIRIVLHSSIAEGARRQAEQPFYVPYHPGNSPIANCNMLRKPQCHFGWDWNLAIAPLGVYGEIALCRLEIARIEHVTTKQVWLDDGSVDLVVTVTLFADGPGIVPIHFALDEERERLDCAVGKGETCITHVFTVSEPKRWWPAGSGEQHLSRLTVEVPQEQVARQIGFRTIELLTDKDEAGSRFAFRVNGREIFCKGANWIPADALMSRVTPEGGEDLLTSAVDANMNMIRVWGGGFYEPDWFYDLCDRLGLMVWQDFMFACNLYPSTPDFLENVAAEVDYQAKRLSSHPSIAVWCGDNELVGALTWFDEPRKDRDRYLVSYDRLNRTIEVALKAALPEAIWWPSSPASGYLDFGDAWHADGSGDMHYWSVWHENKSFDNYRTVRPRFCSEFGFQSYTSMPVIRQFAAEKDLNIASPVIESHQKNVGGNERIAGTMFRYFRFPKDFPAFVYLSQIQQGLAIRTAVDYWRSLKPHCMGTLYWQLNDTWPVASWSSLDYGGSWKAMHYMVRRFFQPVSVAAIPSTDGKEIAFSMVNDTAEPVTVELQTFLVSLDGRRTPLTAAAGTCSPDRAVTLVSIAAFDIPEGNLLFWTFEASNGMRGEGHHVNGTYKALDLKPSGLTLDVAPAGAGVFDVTVKASGLALHVMIEADVAGRYSDNAFDLTAGEAKVIRFTPKVPLGAGALPRFAAFDLESCQGKG